From a single Bos indicus isolate NIAB-ARS_2022 breed Sahiwal x Tharparkar chromosome 11, NIAB-ARS_B.indTharparkar_mat_pri_1.0, whole genome shotgun sequence genomic region:
- the CHCHD5 gene encoding coiled-coil-helix-coiled-coil-helix domain-containing protein 5 isoform X3, whose product MQAALEITARYCSRELEQYGQCVAAKPESWQRDCHHLKMSIAQCTSAHPIIRQIRQACSEPFKAFEECLRQNEAAMGNCAEHVRRFLQCAEQVQPTHRPSTLEMVRICL is encoded by the exons AT GCAGGCGGCCCTGGAGATCACTGCTCGCTACTGCAGCCGGGAGCTGGAGCAGTATGGCCAGTGTGTGGCAGCCAAACCGGAGTCATGGCAGCGAGACTGTCACCACCTTAAGATGAGCATTGCCCAGTGCACATCCGCCCA CCCAATCATCCGTCAGATCCGCCAGGCCTGTTCGGAGCCTTTCAAGGCCTTTGAGGAATGTCTTCGACAGAATGAGGCCGCCATGGGCAACTGTGCGGAGCATGTGCGCCGATTCCTGCAGTGTGCAGAGCAGGTACAGCCGACACATAGACCCTCCACCTTGGAG
- the CHCHD5 gene encoding coiled-coil-helix-coiled-coil-helix domain-containing protein 5 isoform X2: protein MQAALEITARYCSRELEQYGQCVAAKPESWQRDCHHLKMSIAQCTSAHPIIRQIRQACSEPFKAFEECLRQNEAAMGNCAEHVRRFLQCAEQVQPTHRPSTLEAHPLPAS from the exons AT GCAGGCGGCCCTGGAGATCACTGCTCGCTACTGCAGCCGGGAGCTGGAGCAGTATGGCCAGTGTGTGGCAGCCAAACCGGAGTCATGGCAGCGAGACTGTCACCACCTTAAGATGAGCATTGCCCAGTGCACATCCGCCCA CCCAATCATCCGTCAGATCCGCCAGGCCTGTTCGGAGCCTTTCAAGGCCTTTGAGGAATGTCTTCGACAGAATGAGGCCGCCATGGGCAACTGTGCGGAGCATGTGCGCCGATTCCTGCAGTGTGCAGAGCAGGTACAGCCGACACATAGACCCTCCACCTTGGAG GCACACCCacttcctgcctcctga